In one window of Erythrolamprus reginae isolate rEryReg1 chromosome 1, rEryReg1.hap1, whole genome shotgun sequence DNA:
- the TMED8 gene encoding protein TMED8 isoform X1, producing MSGDAAASEESRCKASALGSQESGGSGDRCCPSGAEEQEKRVALPPLPPPPENEDSTQKSVQEAIASEKDILPCRLQNGSPVNSDTTNDPASSNGSPEEQDVIEEEEILTDQLQHQKEEAVLQETKFSTPEGPGDVIMIQSEYTGAVDILSADLETTDLLSEQKKARPPPLIPPTLWTNSKIREFKAQMAKEKNARMLVKRGEVLTVRVPTHPDGKRVCWEFATEDYDIGFGVYFDWTPITSTAITVQVSESSDEEDEEEEFEGTIPVGDVEKGAKGYLRNRYGEIMPVYRRDSHQEVQIGSHDYPGEGIYLLKFDNSYSLLRNKILFFHVYYAT from the exons ATGTCGGGCGACGCGGCCGCTTCCGAGGAGAGCCGGTGCAAAGCCTCCGCGCTCGGAAGCCAGGAAAGCGGAGGCAGCGGGGACCGTTGCTGCCCTAGCGGGGCCGAAGAGCAAGAGAAGCGGGTGGCGTTGCCGCCGTTGCCGCCTCCTCCAG AAAATGAAGATTCAACTCAAAAATCAGTCCAAGAAGCTATTGCTTCAGAAAAGGATATATTACCATGCAG GCTGCAGAATGGATCACCTGTAAATTCAGATACTACAAATGATCCTGCAAGTTCTAACGGGAGTCCAGAGGAGCAAGATGTAATTGAAGAAGAGGAGATCCTTACTGATCAACTTCAGCATCAAAAGGAG GAAGCTGTACTACAAGAGACAAAATTCTCTACACCAGAAGGACCAGGTGATGTAATCATGATACAATCTGAATATACAGGTGCAGTAGACATCCTGTCTGCAGACCTAGAAACTACAGATCTTCTAAGTGAACAGAAGAAAG CTCGGCCACCTCCATTGATTCCCCCCACGCTCTGGACAAATTCTAAGATAAGGGAGTTTAAAGCACAGATGGCAAAGGAGAAGAATGCCCGAATGCTAGTGAAACGGGGCGAGGTATTAACAGTCCGGGTGCCCACCCATCCTGATGGGAAGCGTGTCTGTTGGGAATTTGCTACGGAAGATTATGACATTGGGTTTGGAGTCTATTTTGATTGGACTCCTATTACAAGTACTGCCATTACAGTTCAGGTCAGTGAATCAagtgatgaagaagatgaagaagaagaatttgAAG GTACTATTCCTGTTGGTGATGTGGAAAAAGGAGCCAAAGGCTATTTGCGGAACCGTTATGGGGAGATCATGCCAGTCTACCGTAGGGACAGCCACCAAGAAGTGCAAATAGGCAGCCATGATTATCCAGGGGAGGGCATCTACTTGCTGAAATTTGACAATTCTTACTCTCTCCTACGCAACAAGATTCTTTTTTTTCATGTTTATTATGCCACCTAA
- the TMED8 gene encoding protein TMED8 isoform X2 → MQEFKAAIIAFLPPISSPPQAPCERLQNGSPVNSDTTNDPASSNGSPEEQDVIEEEEILTDQLQHQKEEAVLQETKFSTPEGPGDVIMIQSEYTGAVDILSADLETTDLLSEQKKARPPPLIPPTLWTNSKIREFKAQMAKEKNARMLVKRGEVLTVRVPTHPDGKRVCWEFATEDYDIGFGVYFDWTPITSTAITVQVSESSDEEDEEEEFEGTIPVGDVEKGAKGYLRNRYGEIMPVYRRDSHQEVQIGSHDYPGEGIYLLKFDNSYSLLRNKILFFHVYYAT, encoded by the exons ATGCAG GAGTTCAAGGCAGCCATCATAGCATTCCTGCCTCCAATTTCATCCCCACCACAAGCGCCCTGTGAG AGGCTGCAGAATGGATCACCTGTAAATTCAGATACTACAAATGATCCTGCAAGTTCTAACGGGAGTCCAGAGGAGCAAGATGTAATTGAAGAAGAGGAGATCCTTACTGATCAACTTCAGCATCAAAAGGAG GAAGCTGTACTACAAGAGACAAAATTCTCTACACCAGAAGGACCAGGTGATGTAATCATGATACAATCTGAATATACAGGTGCAGTAGACATCCTGTCTGCAGACCTAGAAACTACAGATCTTCTAAGTGAACAGAAGAAAG CTCGGCCACCTCCATTGATTCCCCCCACGCTCTGGACAAATTCTAAGATAAGGGAGTTTAAAGCACAGATGGCAAAGGAGAAGAATGCCCGAATGCTAGTGAAACGGGGCGAGGTATTAACAGTCCGGGTGCCCACCCATCCTGATGGGAAGCGTGTCTGTTGGGAATTTGCTACGGAAGATTATGACATTGGGTTTGGAGTCTATTTTGATTGGACTCCTATTACAAGTACTGCCATTACAGTTCAGGTCAGTGAATCAagtgatgaagaagatgaagaagaagaatttgAAG GTACTATTCCTGTTGGTGATGTGGAAAAAGGAGCCAAAGGCTATTTGCGGAACCGTTATGGGGAGATCATGCCAGTCTACCGTAGGGACAGCCACCAAGAAGTGCAAATAGGCAGCCATGATTATCCAGGGGAGGGCATCTACTTGCTGAAATTTGACAATTCTTACTCTCTCCTACGCAACAAGATTCTTTTTTTTCATGTTTATTATGCCACCTAA